A region of the Myxococcus guangdongensis genome:
CCGCGAGCACGGGCCCCTCGTCCCCGGGCCACGCCGTGAGCTCCGTCTGCATGCGCAGGTTCAGCGCATCGAACGGGATGTGCGGGTTCGGCTGCTCGAAGTGCAGGCTCGCCGGAAGCCGCCGCTTCCGGATGGAGAGCGCCACCTTGATGACGGCCGCGACGCCCGCGGCGGCCTCGAGGTGCCCGATGTTGGTCTTCACCGAGCCCACGTGGAGGGGCTGCCCGGAGGAGCGCGTCGCCCCGCCCAACACGGCGCCCAGGGCCCGGGCCTCTATCGGGTCCCCCAGCGGGGTTCCCGTCCCGTGCAGCTCGACATACCGCACCCGCGCGGGGTCCACGCCCGAGGTGCCATAGGCGGCGCGCAGCAGCTGCTCCTGGGCCTTGGGGCTCGGGGCCGTCAGCCCGTTGCTGGCCCCGTCGTTGTTCACCGCGCCGCCACGGATGACGCAGTAGATGGAGTCCCCATCCGCCAGGGCGCGCGACAGGGGCTTGAGGACGACGACACCCGCACCCTCACCGCGTCCGTAGCCGTTGGCCCGCGCGTCGAAGGTCTTGCACCGCCCGTCCGGCGCGAGGGCACCGAAGGCGGAGACCGCCTGGAGCGTGCGTGGAGAGAGATTCAGCTGGACGCCCCCCGCGAGCGCCAGGGTCGACTCGCCCGCGCGCAGGCTGCGACACGCCTCGAGGATGGCGACCAGCGACGAGGAACAGGCGGTGTCGATGGCCAGGCTGGGGCCCTCGAATCCGAACACATAGGAGACCCTGTTCGCGACGATGCTCCCGGCGTGGCCGGTGCAGGTATGCAGCGAGGCGGAGGCCCCCTGGAGCGTCTGGAGGTCGGCGTAGTCGCGCCAGACCAGCCCGGTGAAGACGCCGGTGCGAGAGCCCCGCAGCGTCCCGGGCGCGATGCCCGCGTCCTCGAGCGCCTCCCACGACAGCTCCAGCATCAAGCGCTGCTGCGGGTCCAACTGCCCCGCCTCACGGGGCGAGATTCCGAAGAAGCCCGGGTCGAACCGGTCGACGGTATCGAGGAACGCACCGGGGTACGCGCGAAGCCCTTCCCGCGCCCCTGGTGAGGTCGCCCAGCGCTCCGGGGGCGCGTCCGTCACGCAGTCGACGCCCTCCTGGAGGACCCGCCAGAAGCCCTCGGCATCGGGCGCGGAGGGGAAGCGGCAGGCCAGCCCGACGATGGCCACGGGCTCGGAGGGCTCCTGGGTGGGCGCATCCCAGCCGGGCTTCGGCTCCACGTCTCGCCCCAGCAGATGGGCGGCCAGCCCCGCGGGGGTCGGATGCTCCCAGATGAGCGTGGGCGACAGCGGCCTGCCCAACCTCTGCGAGAGCCGGGAGATCAACTTGAGCGCGACCAGCGAATCGACGCCCAGTTGGAAGAACGGCGTCGCGAGGCCCACCTCGCCCGCATCGCGCCCCAGCAACGACGACAACTCGACCGCGAGCCACGCCCGCAGCCCGTCGACGTCGCCAACCCGCTCTTCCATTCCCTGCCTCACTGGCATCCGGGCTGTCTCCGACTACGACCGGAGACACCCTAGAAACAGCAAAAGACATACACGCCCAACACCAGGCATGCGCCCACGCATCCATGTGAATCAGCGAGATACCTTGCGACCGATATGCCCGGGCAACGGATACAACAACCCATGACTCCGCCGCTGGGCGATCTCTCTCTACGCTCGCAACTCGCGCAATACCAGATGAATTTCTGCCCTGTCAGACAGGAGGGGCGAGCAGTCCCGGACAATCCGACTTTGAGAATATGCACACTACAAAGCACCTGAGCACAGACACTCTCAACGCAGGTTTTGCGCCCGCCTGCGTCACGCCAATGTCAAACACGCGCATCCGCGCACGATTTGCGGGAGAGTGGATTCCCCATCCTCGGTTGAGGCTTCCCGCCTGGGGTCACCCCGGCCCCGAGAGGCGACCCACCGAGACGCACACTCAGGTCTTCATCGACCGGACGAAGTCGATGAACGCACGCAGCGGCGTCGGGAGGTGGTGACGGCCGGGATAGTAGAGAACCGGCCCGGAGAAGCTCGGCCACCAGGACTCGAGCACGGGGACCAGCTCGCCCCGGTCGATAGAAGGACGAAGCCAGTCCTCGAAGTCGTAGATGATTCCGGTCCCCGCGACGGCGGCCGCCACCGCCAGGTCCGTCGTCGTCCCGAGACCGGTGATCAGCGGGCCCTTCGGGTCGACGTGGAGTGTCACCCCGTCGCGCTCGAACTCCCACGCGTGCAGCGGCCCCTTCGTGAAGCGCCCTCCCAGGCAGTCATGATTCAGCAGCTCGCGCGGATGTCGCGGGCGCCCACGGCGCGACAGGTATCCGGGCGAAGCCGCGGCAGCGAAGCGCTGGACGCGCGGACCGATGGGCACCGCCACCATGTCCTGCGCGAGCCGCTCCTCGTAGCGGATGCCCGCGTCGTAGCCCTCGGCCACCACGTCGACCAGGCGCTCCTCGGCGATGACCTCCAGACAGATGTCGGGGTACTTCGCCAGGAACGGCGGCACGATGCGCGGCAGCACCAGCCGCGCCGCCGCGATGGGGACGTTGAGCCGCAGACGCCCCGCCGGTCGGCCGCGGAAGTCGTTGACCACGTCCAACGCCGAGCGGACCTCGCTGAGCGCGGGCTCGAGCCGCTCGAGCAACCGGGCCCCCGCCTCGGTCAGCGTCACGCTGCGCGTCGTCCGCTGGAGCAACCGGACACCCAACCGGGCCTCCAGCCGACGGACCGCGTCTCCCAGCCGGGACGCGCTGCTGCCCGTCGCCCGCGCCGCGACGCGGAATCCGCCCTCGCGAGCGACCGCCCTGAACGCTGTCAGGTCCGCGAACTCATCCATGACTGTGCGGATTCTCGCACAGCCCGTACCCATTGCCACCGATTGTCGCGCAGCGGTGGCGGCCCTAGAGAAAGGGCGAACCTCCAGCCCCAGGGCCTCCGCCATGCCTCCCAGCTCCAACACGTATCGCCTCGGCTCCCACACGGTCCGCCGCGTGGGTTACGGCGCCATGCAGCTCGCCGGTCCCGGCGTCTTCGGTCCGCCCAGGGACCGCGAGGCCGCCCTCGCCGTGCTGAGAGAGGCCATCGACCAGGGCGTCGACCACCTCGACACCAGCGACATCTACGGCCCGCACGTGACCAATGAGCTCATCCGCGAGGCGCTGCACCCGTACCGCGACGGGCTGGTCATCGCCACGAAGGTGGGCGCGGTGCGTGGCCCCCAAGGCTCCTGGGAGCCCGCGTCCTCCCCCGCGGACCTGGAGCGCTCGGTCCACGACAACCTGCGCAACCTCGGGCTCGACGTGCTGGAGGTCGTGAACCTCCGGGCCATGTTCAGCGCCGAGGGCCCGGCGGAGGGCTCCCTCGAGGCGCCCCTCACCGCGCTCGCGGAGCTCCAGCGGCGCGGACTCATCCGCCACATCGGCTTGAGCAATGTCACCCCGACGCAGGTCGCCGAGGGCCGCAAGCTCGTCGACATCGTCTGCGTGCAGAACCACTACAACCTGGCGCACCGACAGGACGACGCGCTCATCGACCAGCTCGCCGCCACGGGGACGGCCTACGTGCCGTTCTTCCCGCTGGGCGGCTTCACCCCGCTGCAGTCGAGCACGCTCGACGACGTGGCCACGCGGCTGGGCGCGACGCCGATGCAGGTCGCCCTGGCGTGGCTGCTGCACCGCGCCCCCAACATCCTGCTCATCCCCGGCACGTCGTCCCCCGCCCACCTCCAGGAGAACCTCGCGAGCG
Encoded here:
- a CDS encoding aldo/keto reductase family oxidoreductase, whose product is MPPSSNTYRLGSHTVRRVGYGAMQLAGPGVFGPPRDREAALAVLREAIDQGVDHLDTSDIYGPHVTNELIREALHPYRDGLVIATKVGAVRGPQGSWEPASSPADLERSVHDNLRNLGLDVLEVVNLRAMFSAEGPAEGSLEAPLTALAELQRRGLIRHIGLSNVTPTQVAEGRKLVDIVCVQNHYNLAHRQDDALIDQLAATGTAYVPFFPLGGFTPLQSSTLDDVATRLGATPMQVALAWLLHRAPNILLIPGTSSPAHLQENLASASLSLSAEDLDLLNRLTERT
- a CDS encoding LysR family transcriptional regulator, whose translation is MDEFADLTAFRAVAREGGFRVAARATGSSASRLGDAVRRLEARLGVRLLQRTTRSVTLTEAGARLLERLEPALSEVRSALDVVNDFRGRPAGRLRLNVPIAAARLVLPRIVPPFLAKYPDICLEVIAEERLVDVVAEGYDAGIRYEERLAQDMVAVPIGPRVQRFAAAASPGYLSRRGRPRHPRELLNHDCLGGRFTKGPLHAWEFERDGVTLHVDPKGPLITGLGTTTDLAVAAAVAGTGIIYDFEDWLRPSIDRGELVPVLESWWPSFSGPVLYYPGRHHLPTPLRAFIDFVRSMKT